Part of the Bacillus sp. THAF10 genome is shown below.
AAAAAAGCTTGTAGAGAAAAACATAGGGTTTCTCTACAAGCTGAGAAGGGAATGCTCCCTTCTGTTATCTCGCCTACTATTACAAGGGAATTTGAATTATCCCGTCTCTTTTAGAGGTCTGTTAGGTAAGCGCCATTTATAGGTATAAGAAAGAACTCGAAGTGTTACGATGCAAATGAATAATAAAAACAACGTGATCGTATTACTAGCTAGTCCAAAGCCGATAGCAAGGCCTGCTAGGATTGCCCAGGCGGCATATATTTCAGATTTCAAAACAAGCGGTTTTCTTCCCGCGAGGAGGTCGCGAATAATTCCTCCACCGCTTCCTGTTAAAACGGCGGCAACAATTATTGCGCTTACAGGGTGATTCATTCCTGTGGCATAAAGTGCTCCTTGAATTGCAAAGGCAGCTAGGCCAATGGCATCGAAAAAATTTCCCCATTTTCGCCAGTGTTTTAACAGATTGTTAGGGAAAATAAATACCACTGTCATAGCGAAAAGAGCGACCTGAAACAATACCCCTTGCTCCCAAAGTGCGGAGACGGGTACTCCTATAAGCAGATTTCGTACGGCTCCACCTCCAAAGGCGGTTACAATGCCTAGAATATAGACACCAAGAATGTCATATTCCTCTTCCATCGCCACAATGGCACCACTAACGGCAAACGCAATCGTGCCAATTATATTAAACACTTCCCAAGTCATATTATCACTCCATACTATTAAACAATAAAGCCTTCCTGATTTTATAAAGATGTAGACAGGTTTGCAAGAGTTTTCTATGAAATATTAGAGAAAAAGTTAATATTTTGATATGATAAGATGAACTAATTATGCTTAATACTATTAAAGGGGTATGTAATTTGAACGAGATACATAAAAAACAGAAAGAACGCGTCATTCTTGTAGGCTGTCAGCTATCAAAAGAGGAAGACAATGCATTTCAATATTCCTTAGAAGAGCTCTCTTCTTTAACAAAAACAGCTGATGGAGAAGTGGTACTCACCATTACCCAAAAACGAGAAAGATTGCATCCGGCTACCTATATTGGAAAGGGTAAGTTAGAGGAGCTTGTTACATTAGAGGAAGAGTTGGAACCAGATTTAATTATTTTCAATGGCGAATTAGCTCCAAGTCAAAACCGGAATCTTTCCAAAGTATTAAAAGCGAGAATCATTGATCGGACGCAGCTTATATTGGATATCTTTGCCCAGCGTGCCCGCTCAAAGGAAGGAAAGCTTCAGGTTGAATTGGCGCAGTTGCAATATATGCTCCCAAGATTAGGTGGCAAAGGTATTGAATTATCAAGACTTGGTGGAGGAATTGGAACGAGAGGACCTGGGGAAACAAAACTTGAGTCTGACCGTCGCCATATTAATAGAAGAATAGATGACATCAAAAAGCAATTGGAGACCATCGTTAGTCACCGTGAACGTTACCGTGAAAGAAGAAAGCGAAACCAGGCGTTTCAAATCTCGTTGGTTGGTTATACAAACGCTGGTAAGTCCACCATTTTTAATCGTTTAACGGAAGCGGGAACCTTTGAGGAAAATCTCTTGTTTGCAACCCTTGACCCGACAACTAGAAAGATTGCTCTTCCTTCGGGGTTTCATGCCCTGTTGACAGACACAGTAGGATTTATTCAAGAATTACCAACGGCATTAATTGCAGCATTCCGTTCCACTTTAGAGGAAGTAACAGAAGCAGACTTGATACTTCATGTGGTGGACAGCTCGAGTCCTGACCATGTAAACCATGAAAAAACAGTAATGAAGTTATTAAAGGACCTTGGTGTGGAAGGCATTCCGATGCTAACGGTGTATAACAAAAAAGATATGGTACTAGAAGCCTTCACACCATCTTATCAAGAGGAAATGGTACACATCAGTGCAATAGATAAAAATGATATTCTTACCCTTAGGAAAAAAGTTGAAGAGTTTCTCATGAAAGAAATGAGTCCATTTTTTATCAAAGTTCCTGCAGAAGAAGGAAAGCTTATTGCCATGCTCAAACAGGAAGGGATTGTTGAAAGGGTAACCTTTCATGAAGAAAGAGAGCACTATGCAATAGAAGGTTTTTATTTTGAAGGTTCTAAAATAGCTTCAGAGATAGAGAGCAGAATGAAAAAGTAGAGGAGAAAAACGATGTTTGATTTATTACAGCATGGGGAAGCAATCAAGCCTGTTGCATCTAAAATAGAAGGAAAATTACAAGAGCAGTTTCAGCTTGTGGACACATTGGTCGAGACTAACCAATTTAGGGTATTGCAAAGCTTTCAACAACATCGTGTAAGTGATGCTCATTTTATTCCATCAACAGGCTATGGGTATGATGACATGGGAAGGGATGCGTTAGAAAAAATCTACGGAGAAGTATTTGGTGGGGAGGCAGGCCTTGTTCGTCCGCAAATTATTTCAGGTACTCATGCGATATCCATAGCGCTTTTTGGAGTTCTCCGTCCTGGAGATGAACTCATTTACATGACAGGGAAGCCCTATGATACGCTTGAAGAGATAGTGGGAATTCGTGGGTCAGGTGTAGGCTCTCTGAAAGAGTATAACATCGGCTATAAAACCATTGATCTAAAAAACAATAAAGGAATTGATTGGGAAACTCTAAGTAATAGTATTACCTCTAGTACAAAAATGATTGGTATCCAGCGTTCTAAAGGCTATGCGACACGTCCTTCTTTTACCATCGAAGAAATAAAAGAAATGATTCGATTTGTAAAGGAAATCAAGCCAGATGTGGTAGTGTTCGTGGACAACTGTTATGGAGAATTTGTTGAAAAACTTGAGCCTTGCCATGTTGGAGCAGACCTAATCGCTGGCTCATTGATTAAAAATCCTGGTGGTGGTTTGGCGAAAACCGGAGGCTATATTGTAGGCAAAAAAGAATTAGTGGAAGCATGTTCGTATCGAATGACCTCACCTGGCATTGGTGCAGAAGCAGGTGCGTCCCTATATAGTTTGCAAGAAATGTATCAGGGCTTTTTCATGGCCCCTCATGTGGTTGGCCAAGCTTTAAAGGGAGCCATGTTTACAGCAGCGTTTTTAGAAGAGTTAGGCATGAACACGTCTCCTAGCTGGGATTCTATCAGAACCGATCTCATACAGTCCGTTCAGTTTGATGACAAGGATAAAATGATTGCGTTCTGCCAAGCTATTCAATATGCTTCTCCTGTAAATTCTCATGTCACACCTTATGCGAATTATATGCCTGGCTATGAAGATGATGTGATTATGGCAGCAGGTACCTTTATTCAAGGAGCGAGTATAGAGTTGACCGCAGATGGCCCTATACGTCCACCATATGTTGCTTATGTTCAAGGTGGACTCACTTATTCACATGTCAAAATTGCCGTTTGTTCAGCGGTTGATCAACTAATAACAAAAAATCTAATGAAACTATAATCCTTATAGAGGCTGGGGCAAAAATGTTTTAGCCTAAGTAAAAACCGAACTGGTTGGAGTGTTTGATCAAACCAGTTCGGTTTTTTTAGTATTGATATTGTTCGTCTTTTTGTTTGTGTTTTTAAGTTTTGTCCCAGCCTCTTTTTTTTTTTTTGTATTATTTTACGGGATTCTTTTGAGGTATTCATATGAGTAGGGAGATACATGTTTTTATTTGAAAAGGAAAGGTTATAGATATATGGGTACATAAAAATCTCTTCTCACAAGCTTCCTTTTTCTTCTTTTCAAAATTGATGTTAGAAAACCTCACATGACCTTGACATATTATCTAACATCACATATAATGAAAATAACTTCACAAGGTAATAGAGGAAGGAGGATTTGTGGTGAGTGACAAAATTAGACGTTCGATGCCCCTGTTTCCAATAGGGATTGTCATGCAACTAACGGAGTTGTCTGCTCGGCAAATCCGCTATTATGAAGAAAATGGACTAATTTACCCTGCACGATCTGAAGGAAACCGTAGACTTTTTTCGTTCAATGATGTAGACACCTTACTGGAAATTAAGAATCTCATTGAACAAAAAGTTAATATAGCTGGAATTAAACAATTAATGACGGTAAAGCAGCAACCAGAACCAGAAAAGCAACCCGATGTTGTGAAACCAGAGCTTTCAGATGACGAATTGCGTAAGCTTTTACGCGCAGAAATGATGCAAGCAGGCAGATTTAACCGAACAAGTCTCCGCCAGGGAGATATGTCAAGGTTTTTCCATTAATTCTTCTAAGTAGTTTAGGAAATATTTTAAAATCAATCATACTTAAAATTCTGAGGAGGAACTCGCATGTCCAAGTACACACAAGAAGATATTAAACGTATTGTTCAAGAGGAGAATGTAAAGTACATCCGTCTTCAATTCACTGATATTTTGGGGACAATCAAAAACGTAGAAATTCCTGTAAGTCAGTTAGAAAAAGCCCTTGATAACAAAATGATGTTTGATGGATCTTCTATTGAAGGATTCGTACGTATTGAAGAATCTGATATGTATCTTTACCCTGACCTAAATACATTCGTTGTATTCCCATGGACATCTGAAAAAGGGAAAGTTGCTCGTTTCATCTGTGATATTTACAATCCAGACGGCACTCCTTTCGACGGAGATCCACGCGCAAACTTAAAACGTATGCTGAAGGAAATGGAAGATTTGGGATTCTCTGATTTCAACCTTGGACCTGAGCCAGAGTTCTTCCTCTTCAAATTAGATGAAAAAGGCGAACCTACTTTAGAATTGAATGATAAAGGCGGTTACTTTGACCTAGCTCCAACAGACCTTGGGGAAAATTGCCGTCGTGACATCGTGCTAGAACTAGAAGAAATGGGCTTTGAAATTGAAGCGTCTCACCACGAGGTTGCACCTGGTCAGCATGAAATTGATTTCAAATACGCTGATGCACTTACTGCGTGTGATGATATCCAAACATTTAAACTTGTGGTTAAAACGATTGCTCGTAAGCACGGATTGCATGCAACGTTCATGCCAAAACCTTTGTTCGGAGTGAATGGATCTGGGATGCACTGTAACTTATCCCTATTCAAAGATGGTGAGAATGCATTCTATGATACAAGTGGAGATCTAGAGCTAAGTGAGACAGCTCGTCAATTCATCGCAGGTATCGTTAAACATGCACCGAACTTTACAGCAGTTACAAACCCAACTGTTAACTCTTACAAGCGTTTAGTGCCAGGTTATGAAGCGCCATGTTATGTTGCATGGTCTGCACGTAACCGTAGTCCACTAATCCGTATTCCGGCATCCCGTGGCATTTCTACTCGTGTAGAGGTACGTAGTGTGGATCCAGCTGCAAACCCATACCTTGCAATGGCTGTCCTACTAAAAGCTGGTCTTGACGGAATCAAAAACAAACTAGAAGCTCCAAAGCCAGTTGACAGAAACATCTATGTGATGAACAAACAAGAGCGTCTCGCAGCTGGAATCGTGGACCTACCTGCAACTTTAGCTGCAGCACTTGAGAACCTTAAGTCTGATGAAGTTATTCAAGCAGCTCTAGGTGAGCACTTACTCGAGCACTTCATTGAAGCGAAAGAAATTGAGTGGGATATGTTCCGCACCCAGGTTCACCCATGGGAACGCGACCAATATATGAGCATGTATTAATATCAAAAACCCCTGATACCATTGGTGTCAGGGGTTTTTATATATATTATATATTTAAGCGCTTATTATAGAATTATGGGTACACCCATGAAGTATCCGTAAAAAATAGAACTACTAAGAATGTAACCCATGTGACATTTGAATAGTTCCATCGTATCTTCTTCAATTTTCTTTGAGATATGGGAGTACTTATCTACCGTAATTTGATCATTTTTTATGGCCTAATATTTTCTGGACATATTCAAGACTTTCTCCAGATTCAATTAGTAAAACTGCGTGACTATCTCTCAAAGTATGGGTAGGACACTATCAGGAAGAATAATTAAGAATATATGGAAGGGGAAAAGTAAAAAGTACGCATTACGTATATGTAACACTTTAATACACGAGAATACGCAACAACAATTTTATTCAGAATTAAGTGATCCCAAAACTATTATCAATAAGGTAAATGAAATTCTAACCAGTCTATCTTTGGTTACCATTTTTAGTAGAGCTAAAAGAACAATACCGTTAATTGGGTTATCGTCAACTAATAATATTGTAATTATGTCAAGAAGAGGAAGGACTCCTTCATCAATGATATCAATTTCCATATCTACCACCTCTTGAACATTATATTCAGTATTAAAGATTGGGTTATAGACTAATGATAAATTTTCACAATGTTAATAAGAAAACAATGTACCACAGAGCTTTTTAAATTATTTACTTATTGATTCTGCTGGATTAAATAATCATGCGAAGAGTGGAAAGGAAAAAGTTTTGACAAGCACTTTTTTCTTCCTGAACTAAAGCAATTTTACTAAATAGGTTGCTTTTCATGTAGAGGAAAGGTTTTAATGACGCCAATGACAAACACAAAAATTTGGAGAGTAACCTTCAAGCGGAAGTCGAATGGAAGGACGAACAGATGTGATTTAATCGGGCGTAAATGTATATGCTTGGATGTGAAGTGAACAAGAAAGATAATCATCCTTACCTAACCTTAAGAAAAATTTTAGATATAAGAAATATAAAGGAGAGATTTATGTTGGAGCACATCGTTGTTCGTCCATTTTGTATGGAAGATTGTGAAGAAAGATTAGAATTACATATTGAAAACAGAGATCATTTTCAACAGTGGTCTCCATATAAACGAAGTGAAGAATTCTTCACCTTACAAGGACAACTAGAGAATATAAACAATTTAATTGCAAAGCGTTCCGAAGATATTAGGTACGATTTTGCGATTTATCTGAATGATAATTCTTCGCATACTTTAATCGGTGAAGTTCAGTTTACCTCTGTAGTAAGAGGACCCCTCCAAAGCTGTTTTCTAGGTTATATGATAGGAAAGAGATTTAACGGACATGGATATATGACTAAGTCCTTGAAAACAGCTTTAAAAATAGCTTTTGAAGAGTTGTATTTCCATAGGGTCACTGCGGAAGTCAATCCACATAATATTGCATCTCTAAGGGTACTTGATAAGGTTGGTTTTGTAAGGGAAGGTTACGCCAGAAAAAACGTAAAAGTTGGTGAGGAATGGCGAGATCACATATGCTTAGCTATGCTAGAAGAGGATTATTTTAAACTTAATAAACATGAAGATATATAAGTACAAAAATATTAGTTCGCTGTGATTCTACATAATACACGTAGAATTACCTATGTCACACTAAGATAAAATTAGTCAATGGATACAAAGTAAACAAGCAGATTGGACGATGAATTCTTACTCCCAATATTATAAACTAGTAAAACATAAAATCCTAAAGTTGATAAAAATGAATGGAGGATTCATGACACTATTAACGAAAATAGCAGGGACGTTGGCAGTGGGCGCGTTAATTCTTGTGAGCTGTTCAAATTACGAGATTGAAAAAGAGCCAAAAAAGGAACAAGAGACAAAAATCTATTTCAAGGAACTTGAGAAGGAATATGATGCAAAACTTGGTGTATATGCACTTGATACGGGTAGCAATCGTAAGGTTTCTTATCGTGCCGATGAGCGTTTCGCCTATGCATCTACACACAAAGTACTGGCTGTTGGAGTACTTCTGATGAACAGAACCATTGATGAACTGAATGAAACTATTAAGTATACGAAGGAGGATTTGGTTAACTATAACCCAGTTACTGAGAAGCATGTGGAAAACGGGATGACCTTAAAAGAGTTAAGTGATGCATCTATTCGTTACAGTGATAATACTGCAGGAAATCTTATACTTGAAGCAATTGGAGGTCCAAAAGGATTTAAGGAATCCCTTCGAAAAATGGGTGATCACGTTACAGAACCTGAAAGAATGGAACCGGACCTGAATGATGTAAAGCCTGGAGAAACGAGAGATACAAGCTCGCCTAAAGCACTAGCTGAGAGCTTACAAGCATTTACACTAGGCAGCGTTCTTCCAGAGACGAAGAGAAATCTGTTAATTGATTGGCTGAAACGGAACACAACAGGTGATAATTTAATTCGTGCAGGTGTCCCTAAAGGCTGGACAGTGGGAGATAAAACGGGAGGCGCAAACGGTATTCGCAATGATATCGCTATCTTATGGCTGCCGGATGGTGCCCCCATTATCCTCGTCGTACTATCTAGTCATGAAAAAGCCAACTCTGAGAATGTCGATGAACTCATTGCTAAAGCGACAGAAGAGGCAGTTAAACAGCTGCAAGAAAAATGATTTATTTCTCAGTTTTTATGCAGAGTCCTGTACTTTACGTATAGGACTTTTTGTTTTATAGGAGAAAGAATGAAAAAAAGGTGCATTGGTATTCACAAAAATTCTAAGACTAACATAATCCAGAAGAAAAAAGTAAAACTTGTTTTTTTTTTTTGAGAATGTGTCGATTGTTTCAAAATCTGTTCGTCGTCTTAGTAAGAAAGTAAATTTCAGATAATTAAACAATTCTAATATTTTATCTGAACAAAGGAGAGATACCATGAACTCAGTAATTTCTAAAGACGGAACACGAATTGTGTATGACAAACTTGGGCAAGGCTCCCCTCTCATTCTGGTGGGAGGTGCGTTCAGCTACCGAAAATTTTCGGGAATAGTGAAGATTGCTAATCTATTGTCAGAACAATTCACGGTTTATAACTATGATCGCCGTGGCCGTGGAGATAGCGGTGACACTCAACAATATGCGATAACACGAGAGATTGAAGATCTTCAAGCAATCATTAATGAAGCAGGAGGCGAGGCTTATGTTTGGGGATTGTCATCGGGGGCAGTTCTTGCCCTGCAGGCAGCTGCCAATGGGGCAAACATTACGAAATTAGCCCTACACGAACCTCCATTCGTTGTCGATGATATGGGTCACAAGCCGCCAAAAGATTTTAAACGGCACGTTCATAAGTTGATAGAAGATAATCGCAGAGCTGAGACCA
Proteins encoded:
- a CDS encoding trimeric intracellular cation channel family protein gives rise to the protein MTWEVFNIIGTIAFAVSGAIVAMEEEYDILGVYILGIVTAFGGGAVRNLLIGVPVSALWEQGVLFQVALFAMTVVFIFPNNLLKHWRKWGNFFDAIGLAAFAIQGALYATGMNHPVSAIIVAAVLTGSGGGIIRDLLAGRKPLVLKSEIYAAWAILAGLAIGFGLASNTITLFLLFICIVTLRVLSYTYKWRLPNRPLKETG
- the hflX gene encoding GTPase HflX, whose product is MLNTIKGVCNLNEIHKKQKERVILVGCQLSKEEDNAFQYSLEELSSLTKTADGEVVLTITQKRERLHPATYIGKGKLEELVTLEEELEPDLIIFNGELAPSQNRNLSKVLKARIIDRTQLILDIFAQRARSKEGKLQVELAQLQYMLPRLGGKGIELSRLGGGIGTRGPGETKLESDRRHINRRIDDIKKQLETIVSHRERYRERRKRNQAFQISLVGYTNAGKSTIFNRLTEAGTFEENLLFATLDPTTRKIALPSGFHALLTDTVGFIQELPTALIAAFRSTLEEVTEADLILHVVDSSSPDHVNHEKTVMKLLKDLGVEGIPMLTVYNKKDMVLEAFTPSYQEEMVHISAIDKNDILTLRKKVEEFLMKEMSPFFIKVPAEEGKLIAMLKQEGIVERVTFHEEREHYAIEGFYFEGSKIASEIESRMKK
- a CDS encoding methionine gamma-lyase family protein → MFDLLQHGEAIKPVASKIEGKLQEQFQLVDTLVETNQFRVLQSFQQHRVSDAHFIPSTGYGYDDMGRDALEKIYGEVFGGEAGLVRPQIISGTHAISIALFGVLRPGDELIYMTGKPYDTLEEIVGIRGSGVGSLKEYNIGYKTIDLKNNKGIDWETLSNSITSSTKMIGIQRSKGYATRPSFTIEEIKEMIRFVKEIKPDVVVFVDNCYGEFVEKLEPCHVGADLIAGSLIKNPGGGLAKTGGYIVGKKELVEACSYRMTSPGIGAEAGASLYSLQEMYQGFFMAPHVVGQALKGAMFTAAFLEELGMNTSPSWDSIRTDLIQSVQFDDKDKMIAFCQAIQYASPVNSHVTPYANYMPGYEDDVIMAAGTFIQGASIELTADGPIRPPYVAYVQGGLTYSHVKIAVCSAVDQLITKNLMKL
- a CDS encoding MerR family transcriptional regulator produces the protein MSDKIRRSMPLFPIGIVMQLTELSARQIRYYEENGLIYPARSEGNRRLFSFNDVDTLLEIKNLIEQKVNIAGIKQLMTVKQQPEPEKQPDVVKPELSDDELRKLLRAEMMQAGRFNRTSLRQGDMSRFFH
- the glnA gene encoding type I glutamate--ammonia ligase, producing MSKYTQEDIKRIVQEENVKYIRLQFTDILGTIKNVEIPVSQLEKALDNKMMFDGSSIEGFVRIEESDMYLYPDLNTFVVFPWTSEKGKVARFICDIYNPDGTPFDGDPRANLKRMLKEMEDLGFSDFNLGPEPEFFLFKLDEKGEPTLELNDKGGYFDLAPTDLGENCRRDIVLELEEMGFEIEASHHEVAPGQHEIDFKYADALTACDDIQTFKLVVKTIARKHGLHATFMPKPLFGVNGSGMHCNLSLFKDGENAFYDTSGDLELSETARQFIAGIVKHAPNFTAVTNPTVNSYKRLVPGYEAPCYVAWSARNRSPLIRIPASRGISTRVEVRSVDPAANPYLAMAVLLKAGLDGIKNKLEAPKPVDRNIYVMNKQERLAAGIVDLPATLAAALENLKSDEVIQAALGEHLLEHFIEAKEIEWDMFRTQVHPWERDQYMSMY
- a CDS encoding GNAT family N-acetyltransferase, whose amino-acid sequence is MYMLGCEVNKKDNHPYLTLRKILDIRNIKERFMLEHIVVRPFCMEDCEERLELHIENRDHFQQWSPYKRSEEFFTLQGQLENINNLIAKRSEDIRYDFAIYLNDNSSHTLIGEVQFTSVVRGPLQSCFLGYMIGKRFNGHGYMTKSLKTALKIAFEELYFHRVTAEVNPHNIASLRVLDKVGFVREGYARKNVKVGEEWRDHICLAMLEEDYFKLNKHEDI
- the bla gene encoding class A beta-lactamase is translated as MTLLTKIAGTLAVGALILVSCSNYEIEKEPKKEQETKIYFKELEKEYDAKLGVYALDTGSNRKVSYRADERFAYASTHKVLAVGVLLMNRTIDELNETIKYTKEDLVNYNPVTEKHVENGMTLKELSDASIRYSDNTAGNLILEAIGGPKGFKESLRKMGDHVTEPERMEPDLNDVKPGETRDTSSPKALAESLQAFTLGSVLPETKRNLLIDWLKRNTTGDNLIRAGVPKGWTVGDKTGGANGIRNDIAILWLPDGAPIILVVLSSHEKANSENVDELIAKATEEAVKQLQEK
- a CDS encoding alpha/beta fold hydrolase, whose amino-acid sequence is MNSVISKDGTRIVYDKLGQGSPLILVGGAFSYRKFSGIVKIANLLSEQFTVYNYDRRGRGDSGDTQQYAITREIEDLQAIINEAGGEAYVWGLSSGAVLALQAAANGANITKLALHEPPFVVDDMGHKPPKDFKRHVHKLIEDNRRAETIKYFMTKGMGAPSFIVHLMSVMPGMWSNLMAVAHTLPYDAALLDGYMDGKPLPTKLWSSVTMPTLVLEGSESPTSLRHGAQALVKVLPNAKLLSKKGLGHTKKLNTTIISSELSAFFKNKHYVEV